The window cagattaACACAAACATAAGGTGGTTCGATTCTCTTTTTATATTAAACATAATTAAGCTAAAATTGcctgattggaaaaaaaaaactgaattgatGGTCCATAGCAGTTCTGCGTATATCAGTCGGCGCTGTATGGGTGTTGTCCCCTGTATTTTTGTATGACAAAACCATGTGTAAGATATTCAAAATTATCTAAAGTCTAAGTTGTTTTCAGGTAAATAGTTGCCACTTTTTTGTATTAAGTGGTGAGCAACTGTTGAAAACCATCAGCCCTCTAGTACCCCGCGTGGGTAGTGACGTCACGGGGTGAAGCAGCTTCTAAGGCAGTAGAGGAACATGAGAAAagagctgttttctttttgcctgTGGTTTTGAATGTTTGAAACATGAAAAGAAAGTTAAACCAAATGTAATTCACGTGTTACTTCtgaataacaacaacaaaaaaagacaacaaaagcGTGTATCGCGCACATTGTTATATCCAAATTTAACAATTCATATTTTAAAACGAAAATTAAATAACCAATTTTTTTAATGGTATTGCTGGTTTCTGAAGTGTCATTGCCGCTTTAGAAAAACTATAGCAGAATGTGGCGGCGTGCTGCCATTCTACTGTACAACTTTGTGCTGACAATGCACTTTGAAGACAAAGAACACTTTACATTTTCAGAGCTCAGACCTAATCAACCGGGTGGGCATCGGGGGTTTACGAGACAGCCGATAAACCTATAAAACTAATtatttgaccaatttacaaaaGCAGGTACCTAACACAGATACTCCTTTTTTTGTGGTGAACTACCTCTTGTAGTTGATAGTCTTTGTAAGAAAAATCTCCagtagacataaaaaaaaatgtgtaaaaaaaaaaaaaatggcccgAAAATATTGAAGGACCAGAGACGCTTCCGATGATTTCAAAGTTCAAATGTATACATAAAAAGTTGGAGGTGCAAAAACAAGGTccgtaaaaaaacagtttttaagctGCAAGTCTCTTTTACGCACCGTCTGCTCTGAGCAATGGACGCAGCTACACATAATTCCTCTTGTCATACTCCCCGTTCTGCGAGGCTCTCTTGGTCGGTGCGTATTTTACAGAGTATCCCGTGTTCCCGCTGGAGGGACAGGAGCAGCACAGAAGCGTCCCCCCGATCAGCAGCAGCGCCGTGGCCGCCCAGCCGATGTACAGCGCCGCGCCGATCTCCCTCTTCTTGGATGCAGGCACCTGCGGGTTGTAGAAGTCGGAAATGATGTTGTTGGCCATCCAGCAGAGAGGCACCAGCACAAAAAGGCCACTGACGATGTAGACGACCCCGCCGGCGTTCACCACGCGAGCTTTCACGTACTCCGTGCGGATGCAGTTGGTGCACTGCGCCCCCGCGATCACCACCATGAGACCCAGCACTCCCATCACGGAGGAGATGATGGTGAGCGCTCTGGCCGCCTGCAGGTCGTGGCTGAGGGCGAGGACGGAGTCGTGCACCTTGCACTGCATCTGCCCGGTGCTCTGCACCACGCACGACATCCACAGGCCGTCCCAGATCGTCTGTGCCACCACGATGTTGGCCTCGATGAAAGCCGTCACCTTCCACATGGGAAGCCCGCACGCAACCATGACCAGGAGCGAGCCAAATACGCACATAGCAAGTCCCAAGATTTCCAATCCGGCCGACACCATTTTTACGCTTCTCTCTGCTAtctgtccttttttcttttaaaaagttgctCAAACACTCCAGCAAGCAGTGAACTGTTTCGCCTCTTTATACCTGGTGGCTTTAGGCGTCAGTTGCGCATCAGTCACTGCGTTCACTTAGAAATATAGGACCGTCGCGCCCCGGCTCTCTTTCTCGGTGAGTGGATGGGAAAACAACTGGAAACGCAGGAGCGCCGGACCACGAATATCTGCGAGGTGGGGGTGTGAAAGCTCAACGAAAAACTTTCCTCCAATCCGCTGCGGCCGCATCCTCTGGGGACCAATGAAAATGTAGGGAAGTTGAGCGACTGAATAAAGCGGTCCAGAGCGCATTGTGCGTTTGAACAGTTATTTCCAGTGAATAGAGGGGCGAAGGGCTTAGAAgtaggggagggggagcgggtaagttttagttttttttttttttttaatcagctttGAAACAGTGGCTTAATGATTTTTCAGACATGATGGAAGTTTAATGCTGCATGTCTGTGCCAGACATGCAGTAGAAAGAGCATCTTCACACCTGATTGGATATAAGGTTGAGCGATTTTAAGGCTCTTATaataaaaggagaaaatacataaataaataatgtatattAAGGtctaatatattattattgcagacgagacagaaaacaatcaaacattttttaagaCAGATCCAATTTATCCAGATAAGTAGTTGTTAAACATACACAGATTCAAATTCAATTACCGTAGATATGTCTTGTTAAATTAAATACTTTCAGTGATTCTAGTTATATTACAACGCAGACAAGGTCGGTTTGTTACGACAGttggtaaaaaagtttaatCTATTTATTAATTCGctgtgaaacaaacaaacaaacaaacaaacaaacaaacaaatagatAAATCAACGTGTCTTAGGTTTTTAAGcttaaaaataaaccataaaacaaacaaatagatAAATAACCATTTCTCAAGCTTatgcataataaaatacaataatatatCACTCACCTGTATGGCTGTATGATCTCACCTGTACGCATGTTTTAACTGTAAATACTGCCCATATTTTACAAAGACATACCTCTTATATATCACTCTATTAATGTGGCATGCACTTACTGCTTATTGCACTTTTGGTTAGATAccaaactgcatttcgttgcttTGTACCTGTATATGTGTCATGATAATAAAGTTAAATCCAATCCAGActaatctaaatgttaaatttatgaGCCTACTAATATACATAATAAATATGTCTTGTAGTTTTAAggtcactaaaataaaaaaataaatgagaatTTCTTAAATTTCCACATAGAATAATTTCCTTCAGTTGCGCATTCTTTTGACTTGTTCAGTATTTGACCTTTAAGTGATTGAGTCCAAAACAGCACACAGTAAGACAAACTAAATgacaaactaaactaaactaaactaactaGATAAATAGCTcatgtttgaataaaaaaactagactgaaataaaaaaatatgcaggtagctatttatgcattttgatgGAATTTCTGATGTGTTTAAACAGAGGATATTTGCTTTTAACCTGTATAGGAAGGAATAAGCCTACCAATGAATCCAACTGttttaaaagattatttaaaaaaaaaaaatgtcacgtATGTTAATTAACATACTGAGATGAATAGAGATTGTAGAAATAGCCTGCaagattttcaaaaaaatatatatagccTACGTATTAACTCTGGGCAGAAATTACTtatgaaatgtgaaaacaaataaGTCCTTTGATAAAATGTGTATTCTGCTTATTATAACCCTCTCTCTATGCTCAAGTAGGAAACGGTTTTCCGTCTAACGGCAGAACATGTTTTTGATTAATTTGACAGCTAACTCCAGTGGTTAGAAACGTTGCAAAGCAGGCACATAGAGTAACTAAAATACTTTAATCGCCATATTGGCTCTAATGTGCCGGGTCTTGAAGCGGTCAGGATTAGATCTGCTGAGCCGTAATGGCGTCAGTTACGCGACGGGACGGCCGTTGACCGGAAGCTTCTTGGTTAGAGAGGAAGGCGGGCTCAGGGAAGGAGTTTCCGGGTTCCCCTTCCTGGGCTGGGACGGTAGCAACAGGGAAAAGGCTCCGGTTGATTAACAACACCTCAGAGTAACGTACAGGTAAGGCGCTGTACGCccgttaaaaagtaaaattgttttaaaactttagCTCAGTCGGTGGAGAAGAGCTCGCTGGCTGAAGCCTCCGAGGAAACCAAGTTGGCAACGCGACACTGGTGGCCATGCTAAAGTAACAACTGTTGCATGCTAAAGTTTGACATGTAACGTTAGCCCGGGTACCTATTTGTTTTACGCTTAAATATGTTTATCAAACGTAGTGTTAAAGTGTGAGATTGTAATGTTTTTCAATAGTTTATGATGTGTTTGGCCAAGATGTGAAAGCAACAGTGTCCTTGTCCCAGCTGGTGTTCTGTAAACTTTGTGTTTGTGATAAACTGGGTGTGGTGGACATCAGTGTTACACACTGAAAGGCCCTCAGACACGTTTAATAAGATTTACTCTTTATTCTATTTCTCCCCCTCACCACTTTTACACACGTCCACACACATTCTTCTCATTCCTTACTAATTTTTACAAGAAATaaatttttttgattgctttgaACTCACTTATTGTCATATTGtctggttgtttttaaatgtgctttatgaATGATGGGATTGAAAACTCGTTGACATCTGTAGGGAGGTTTGAGACTTGAGCATTTTCTGAAAAACTACCataaacattaaactaatttactgctaaaaatagaaatggggcgatcagagattttttttttttttggccagatTCCGATAAACCTTTTTGTAAAGCTTTCACTTGCTACCAATTTCTCTCTAAGTACcataaatgggggaaaaaaatttaatttccttCCTGTATGAATTGAAAAGTGATGTCTtgataaaatgataaaacatgtatagcaaattaaaatatttatctttCAAAAACAAGGCAAAGTTATAGGGCTGTCTCATTCTGGATTACATAAACTCTatcaatacagtaaaaaaaaaaacagtttaaaagtttcattgtgcaaaaataaacatacaaaacacaaataactACAGTTAACAGCTTCTATAATTTATTCATTCACAAGACCgattaaagtaaattattttgttgtacATCTGGAATTGCAGTGTTCTccgattgttttttttaaatcttatttttagtcatttattttacatgtatGGATGCAGGagatttctcattttattttctcttattCCCAGTGTTTAGCAATAAGGAATGACTAATGACCTTGCATTAactgacttctcctgcattgtctacatttcaattgtttacttttaaatcactgctgcaccttatactgtaatttaattttactgcaatttacaagctgtatgcaatgaaatttcgttctgtacgcactctgtgcacacaaaatgacaaataaagttgtctaagtctaactgTGAGATTTCCCAATGAACAATATTTTCTAATCTAGTAAACACGACCTGGTAGGGCTTATATGGACAGGGCTTATATTTGGTGCGTTTACTAATCATAAAAAGATCAAATGCTTCATTCCGTACGATCGCCTGTCAGGACAGGTGCAGCGTAAATTTGTCCGATTCCACTCTCCAGCTGGTTTATCCCTGAATCTGTACTAGAAACTCATGTTAAGCCTATATGTTATGTGACATTTCAACTCTAAAACTGCTTCTTTTATCAGTTGttctttagcttttttattGTGTTCCGCGTCTGaataacaaatacattttaatttcagacaGTAACAATGGGGAAACAATCAAATAATTGTGTTATGTGGCAGCAGGCCACTACTAGCGAATAATCATTCATCTCCGCTTGTGTTTTTGGCCCACTGACAACATGCATGTTCCACTCCCATTCTTACTAAGCACTTCAAGCTTCAAGCACAAAGACTGATTTTGGGAACTGTAATCTAATGTCCACAGCTGTCTCCTGCTGCAGAAAACGGCTTAGTTGGACGGATAAGTTTGATATCAAAGGAATGTATCCTGCTGGCGAACGACGTCTCAGAACTGTGATCACGCTCGCTTAACCGGTCGCTGACCTTTGCCCTTTCCTGTGACCTTATCTCCCAAAACACCGCTTGCCACTCATCTGTCTAACTCCACAAAACTACCAGAGGATGTTTCCTCTTGTTGTGAGGTGGGGTGTGAAATGCAACAACAAAGCATTATTCATGTTGACAAAGTGAGCTAGTTGTTATTGACTGACGATGCTGCACACAGGTCTACCTCTAATTCACTGGGATAAATGTAAAAGAACTTGGAAAAAACAGCCAGTAACCCAAAAATAACAAGCTTCCCCTCTAAACGAATAAGAGAATAAGAGGTAGACCAAACTTGTTGTCATGAATTAAATAGCTGAATTGTTCCAAAAAAGCCAAGCTGTCCAGATATGGTTACATTGAACCAAATTATCTCCTTTAAACCAATATTATTCCTattatcaaaaatgtaaaaggaagaataaaattgCAGTTGAGTTGTTGAGTTTGGTCACAGTGAGTGAGTTTGGGTGGTCATTAATATTTACGCGTTGCGTAACGAAGGTCAGTAAATTAAAGTTGACCTGTTTGGAGGTTTTTGCTGTATTCCTTATCAAAAGAAGAAACTCGTGCATTGAGTTAATTGGCAACATACTGGCACAGACCTTCTGGGTTTGCACATGTAAAAACGCTGCGGTTTCCTTTCTGTTTAAGATGCAGCCTCAGTATTTCTCTCCTAGTCAATTTGCGTTGATTGCAAAATGCATGAAGGACTAAGCACTTCTGCTTTATGCATGAAGGTCCCTATTTCTGTCTTCTACCCttttcgagtgtgtttttaacGAAAAACCGGGTAAATGAGTAGAGATTAGGGTTGTCAAAAGTATCCATACTCAAACGCTGTGTCCGGATACAATACTAATTTGGCAAGCTATCGtcaatactaaatattttatatatgagGCAAACGTAGAAGGGAAACCCAAAGATCTTTACAAGCCTTTGAGCAAAAAGTGCTTTAAGTGGTGGCAACGAAGTCAAGCGGCACAACAAACTTGGCCAAACAACTCAAGGACCAACCCCCTGACCTTAATGATGAAATCCAACaggttaataaattaaagttacATTCAGAATTTAATTTAGTACGTTAAATATATTACTGATGTAGGTGTGACCGTTGGTGCGCATTAATGTTGTGTGATTAGCTGTGGCGAGCAGGCTATTGGCATACGTTAAATTTGGGTTATTTAGCATTTGTTTGCACTTATTTAAAGCACGTTCCATGTAAAGTGtcctgagatgacatgttgagaattggtgctatataaataaaatttaatagaagaatttaattgaatgttgCGATTGAAATAGGTCAGTTTTTATGttactaaaatatttttataccttttttaattatttgtaaaaaaaaaaaaagaaaaaaagtatccCTGTGGTATCAAAAATGGTATCGAGTATCGGATATTTTCCTGGATATCCATATTTGAGTTTGAAATTGCACTATCGTGAAAACCCTAGTGGAGATGCAgttgaaaaatatacaaagtaaatctgaaaattacattttacagctGATATTATCTCTTTAATATGATGCTGATAATCACAACATTCTGCTTTCACGGACTGTTTCATAACATTCAGTCGTTCTGGGGACTTTTACTGTGCCCTGTTGCCAGGTTTATTGTTTTAGCTGACCAAGACTTtagttgtaatttttttgttttttcaggtattataataataagtgggaaaaaattttttttaatcccagtaGGGGCTGATGTGCAGACGATTGACACCACCTGTGGAGAAGATGAATTGGTCCACTAGGAGTGTTAGACCTGTTCTGAAGTTTATTGTTTTTCGCCAGCTAATGATTCAACTGGAAAACTTGTGAAACACACCAAGAAGTTTGCCTTTTCTGAAGGGGCATTTTCCCCAGTATGATCCAAACAGTTTAATCTCCCACAAGCATGACCCGTTGATAgccgtgtgtttgtgtgcgtaaGCTCTTCTGCGGTCTGGCCAATTAAATGGCTTTTAGTAGAAAGCCTTATTGAAGTGTGCCTCCCGCTTGTCCGTCCCGTTGTGTTGTCTTTGGGAGATTACAGCCGCGGTATTGGAACAGTTTAATTAATGGGCCGTCGGACTGATGCTGGTTCCCACAGAGCCCGAGGAGGAACAACACTTTAGGGGTCTGCCTGTGTATGTGTTTGATGCGCATGAATGCGTCTGTGTGGCCTGCTTTTGTAGCTCGCACGTCcattagaaaagaaaacaccTTAATTATTGCATTATGTGTGTTTTTAGGCTAGAAACCAATGATTAGGCCGGTCTTACCCTGAGCCACGAGTCAGTCTGCTGGTGTGTCCACCACTTTGTTCCAAGGCAGGAATAATGCCCGTCAGCTTATCTGGTGCTTGTTGAATTACCAGGAGGTTAGTCACGAGATTCAATGCAGATTATGTGATGGCTCATGTAAAATGGCGACGTCTCCTATGTCACCAGAGGGCtaaaattttcattttactcAGAAGAGattaacacattttgtttttgtatgttcAGAGGCTCATGTTTCCCAGATTTGGCAGAATTAGACCGACTTGTCCGTATCGCAGTAGATCGTAGTAGATTTTCAGAGTTTATGTAAAGCTGTTATGTAGGCAGATGTGTTACAGATGTGTCCCTCCCCCACCAAGGTCTGGACTATGACTATAGGCAATTTTCAGGTCCCTGATTGCACTTGATTTCAGATTCAATATGGCTGCCTCTTATATAAACTGTTGAAAGTTGCAGGAGTCACTTTGAACTAGGCTACACATTAAGATATATCGTCATAACGAGATCAGTGTGTATCGCAGTGAACTTTTTGGAGTGCAATAAATGATTAGcttgtgttttatgtattttacataATATTTAGCCAGTTGTGGAGAgtcacacagcagcagatgctcacaCGGGGCACGAAGCTTGTTGCCCAGAATGAATAGAGTAGTGCACGATATCCGTCTGTGGACACATTCCTTTCCTGCTTGATTCCGGTGATTGGCAAGAAATACATTATTAGCTTGTACTGCTATTAATACGTAATCTAGTCACAATAATTAGCAAGTCCCACCAAGTTCTCCAAGGTGCAACTAGAACCTGTGCTCAACCCTAGTGTGAAATAACTCCCATATCTGATCTTCAAAACCAATCAAAGGCAGCATCATTGGTTTTATTTACAGgttcttttttattaatcagtGATCCAACATTAATGCTAACCTAAACCACTTAGACCAGGCACTATTAAAGCTGCTAACACAAGACTGAAACgtcttgttttcatttattcagtTACCGACGCCGGATTTCTCATCTGACAGCTGAACTCAAGACACAGTCTAAATAATTCTGCCAGGCATGTTATTTCCTCTTAAAGGGCTCGTATTTCTTGGGGAAGTCTCTAACACTTTCCTCCTGCGTTGACCGGGTCACGTCCTTGTCTTCGCGGGGTCCTTGCCGCCCTAAATGATTGGTGTGGCTTTGTAGCACTTGACCTTGAGCCGTGGACGAGGGGGAGACACGTGTTCTCCTTCAGCTGAGCTGCCCCATATCGGAAAGGTTTCAGGAACCAAGAGACTAAACATCCATTGTTCTCCCATCAGCCTTGGTGAAACCACCCTGTCAGTATCAAGGACCGCTGCTCATTTTATGGAGTTACAAAAAGGGGCCCAAAACTGCTATGCGGCACATTTTACCTCATGGTTTTACTCCCCCAGGGTCCATGCACTGGGTTAGTCGTGTACCAATGGCCAGGGCTCAGGTCTCCATGATGCCTGTTTCTGAATCAGTGTTTCCAGGATCAAACTGCATCTCCAGGGTGACAGCACGCCTCCTTCTATTGCTTATCACACAAGAGCCAGAATGTTTTTCATCAAATGAACCCTGATCTTCCTGCTCAGTCACCACGCTTCTGATTTAGCGATTACTTTTGTTCCTTCATCATCTGTCTGGAGTCAAAAGTGCACGGGGCGCTCAAGACTGTAAATGGTGCACATAAGGGCAGCTGCCATTCTGCAGAACGTTCAGCTTCATTAAGAGCTTTTGGTTGAATCCTGTTCTGGCCACATAAATGTATTGCTACCAAAAATGCTGTTGAAAAGAATCTATATGATATTTTCACTTTGGCATCTGCTCCActaaatcttttgtttttgtctgcaggCTTATCAGACCTTGTTTAGAAAGCAGTGATGTCGCAGTCTGGAGAAAAAGGAAAGGTGAGGATCTGGACACAGGCTCGCGGTCTTTACATTATAAGGGGAGCTTATGAATGAAGCACATGTGGATTGTTATGGTGATGATGTTTTTCACACATTCTTGGATACGCATTTGAAAAGGATATCCTGTTTTAAATTCCAGTGTTTCTTGACTTGGTTTTGTTGCTTGTTGTGGTTCAGTGATATACTTCACTAGCaatcacacataaaaaaaacacacctgcacAGACTTTAGAGCTGGAGAAATTACCCGTTTTTGGAGTGAAACTGGTAAACCATAAGAAAACACGCGAACAAAATTAAAGATGTaagatgttttctattttttgtttgttttctacagTTTCCAGATTCAGCTGGCTATGTGGGTTTTGCAAACCTCCCAAACCAAGTGCACAGAAAATCTGTGAAGAAAGGCTTTGAATTTACCCTTATGGTAGTTGGTGAGTGGTTACCCTTATgctgatcaaataaaaaaataaaaaagaatagatGATGACTTTTCTCCTCTTTGTCTGCTAGGAGAGTCTGGTTTGGGCAAATCCACACTTATAAACAGTCTGTTCCTTACCGATCTCTACCCTGAACGCTACATCCCCGGTGCTGCTGGTAAGCTCATTTAATGCACACTAAAACGTGAGCTGACGCTCACAGACACGCACTCTGTAATAAGGAAGAAATGTCTGCAGCTAAGTCTCCAGAAAAGACTGCTTGGAATGTTGAGGTCTTCAAAATGACAAGTCCTTCTTATGACTAAGTTAGATTAGGATTTGTTTTACTGAATAACAATTGACCATGTCTTCCCAGGTCGGGTAACGATTTTAgatgtaaatataaaatgtcgGCCATTGTTAAAAACTGGCGGGTTGTTTAAGAAGTCAAgttttaaatgttgcttttcaaTCCACTGTTCAGTTTTGTTATAAAACATTCACAATTTCCACAATTACTTTATCTTAAAGCTGGAGATTGTGAAATGAAttcctatttatttatcttgttAAGAGGCCTACATCTAGACTTTGTGATAGGGGCACtcaattttcacatttttgccaAATATAGGggtgaaataaagtttttatcaTTGTATGAAGATTTCGTATTAACTATAATTCAATGTTTTCTCCTGGGTTTTGTGCCTGTGCTAACTTTTTTCTTATCTCTCGCTTTTACCTGACAGAGAAAATTGAGCGGACAGTCCAAATTGAGGCATCTACTGTTGAAATTGAGGAGAGAGGGGTGAAGCTTAGACTCACTGTGGTCGACACCCCCGGTTATGGCGACGCCATCGACAGCCAGGACTGGTATATCCGATCTAATTCTGAGGAGTTAGAACCGAGGGTGGAAATTAGCACTCGCCACTGCCCAAATGTGGATacatttatgaaaaatgttaaagttaAACACTTATTTTAATGAGAAATTGAAGAGAATTGTCAAGTGCGAGTTACACTTCTGGCTCGTTTTTGATGAGAGCAGCCAGTCAATCTTTCCAGCTGTCGGCAGCCTGTGCGAACGGCTGATCGAGCTGCAGACCCAATGGATGACACAAACTCcaaaacatacaaacacaaTAAACCCAGAGCAACAGATAATAAGTTAGAAAAAGAAGTTACAAACTCATTCTTAAAAATAACGGAAGAGTGATAGACCACAAgattaagaataaataaattatacagttcATATGATTTgatacacaaaaaagaaaaattatggtTGGCAAAAATGTATGAGTGGCTGGTACAGTTATTTTTCCACTGGCCACTGTGGCAAGTGGGAAAGATATAAATTTCCACCCCTGGTTAGAATAACTTTGAGATTAtcattcttttcttcttctttacatAACTTTCcttaaaaatgtgtaatgtgTTTTGAGTATGTTCGGTGGTGTGTAATGTGTATAAA of the Fundulus heteroclitus isolate FHET01 chromosome 12, MU-UCD_Fhet_4.1, whole genome shotgun sequence genome contains:
- the cldn5a gene encoding claudin 5a; its protein translation is MVSAGLEILGLAMCVFGSLLVMVACGLPMWKVTAFIEANIVVAQTIWDGLWMSCVVQSTGQMQCKVHDSVLALSHDLQAARALTIISSVMGVLGLMVVIAGAQCTNCIRTEYVKARVVNAGGVVYIVSGLFVLVPLCWMANNIISDFYNPQVPASKKREIGAALYIGWAATALLLIGGTLLCCSCPSSGNTGYSVKYAPTKRASQNGEYDKRNYV